Proteins from a single region of Phycisphaeraceae bacterium D3-23:
- a CDS encoding LacI family DNA-binding transcriptional regulator, which produces MPPAVKVNQQMIADRLKVSVATVSKALSNENGVSEATRLKVVETATKLGYLAERTKKLNRQAGVVHQHRFIGVLARSSYQPGSFAVPSSYFEAIAGVASDLNVTLVPQEILHSVDDHAILDPANQSPALRNGSLSGLLVMGQWSPDVIRKLNAIAPCVVLPFTIPDIQIDQIGLDHNGAVADLIAHLHGLGHRRIGFFGKCHSLSWSTERFAGYVNGLSRFDLGYDPSAVIDIAEAPLMEEGHDEAWAGHIEQAYAATQGGVTAWVCSSDWPGNQLHRGLVAAGLSVPGDLSITGFDDSEPVTLGMPPLTTTYLPRPEMGKAAVKQLIHRILEPDAEPCRMQFACPLRDHATTAPPKTQPAASSDVARATH; this is translated from the coding sequence ATGCCGCCAGCCGTCAAAGTCAATCAGCAGATGATCGCGGACCGCCTCAAGGTCTCCGTGGCCACGGTTTCCAAGGCCCTGAGCAACGAAAACGGGGTCAGCGAAGCAACACGGTTGAAAGTGGTCGAGACCGCGACCAAACTCGGCTACCTCGCGGAGCGGACGAAAAAATTGAATCGACAGGCCGGTGTGGTGCATCAGCACAGGTTCATCGGCGTCCTGGCGCGCTCGTCGTACCAGCCCGGAAGCTTCGCGGTCCCGAGCTCATACTTCGAAGCGATCGCCGGCGTGGCGTCCGACCTCAACGTCACGCTCGTGCCCCAGGAAATCCTCCACTCAGTCGATGACCACGCGATCCTCGACCCCGCCAACCAGTCACCCGCGCTGCGCAACGGCAGCTTGTCGGGGCTGCTCGTTATGGGCCAGTGGTCGCCCGATGTGATCCGCAAGCTCAACGCGATCGCGCCGTGTGTGGTGCTGCCATTCACGATCCCGGATATCCAGATCGACCAGATCGGGCTGGACCACAACGGGGCCGTCGCCGACCTGATCGCGCACCTGCATGGGCTGGGCCACCGGCGTATCGGCTTTTTTGGCAAGTGTCACTCGCTGAGTTGGTCGACCGAACGATTCGCCGGGTACGTCAACGGGCTGTCTCGCTTCGACCTGGGCTACGACCCATCGGCGGTGATCGATATCGCCGAGGCCCCGCTGATGGAAGAGGGCCACGACGAAGCATGGGCCGGCCACATCGAACAGGCCTACGCGGCCACGCAGGGGGGCGTGACCGCGTGGGTGTGCTCCTCGGACTGGCCGGGCAATCAGCTCCACCGCGGCCTCGTCGCGGCGGGGCTCAGCGTCCCGGGCGATCTCTCGATCACCGGCTTCGACGATTCCGAGCCCGTGACGCTGGGCATGCCACCGCTGACGACGACCTACCTGCCCCGGCCCGAGATGGGCAAGGCTGCGGTCAAGCAGCTGATCCACCGCATCCTCGAACCCGACGCCGAGCCCTGCCGGATGCAGTTCGCCTGCCCGCTCCGAGACCACGCCACCACCGCACCACCCAAGACCCAGCCCGCCGCGTCGAGTGACGTGGCCCGTGCAACGCACTAG
- a CDS encoding transglutaminase-like domain-containing protein yields the protein MYRFLTLPLVVFGLVCSTPTDAQADAAASQNVDAAAAAADAVEAAETQLNAREILERLPRSDQRTLRSALEKAGDNQAELLSAVRDATDEHLPAVAFLLANLPDRDLQSVTAEFLLENVALAYDAWHNAPWHGQVTEEQFFQYILPFASLNERRDDWRQDFYDQLREECWKFDNVLDATNWLNDNLNDHFQVYFHARRRPKPDQSPYESIEAGYASCTGLSILMTDACRAVGIPARIVGVPLWTEIQGNHNWVEVFADRWYNVGGTNSDARDDDWVNDRCQNMTDPDHWHHSVYAACTRQTATHFPLVWDLNITYVPALNVTRFYSEPVDVEIDIPDTQNGGGTGGDIAQIFVYWAGELVARPRPRMGDRTVTIQLAGSSTYRVVIRTTDGEVHETALTTD from the coding sequence ATGTACCGATTCCTCACGCTGCCCCTCGTCGTCTTCGGTCTCGTCTGCTCAACCCCCACCGACGCCCAAGCCGATGCCGCGGCATCTCAAAACGTCGATGCCGCGGCGGCAGCCGCCGACGCCGTGGAGGCGGCCGAGACCCAACTCAACGCCCGCGAAATCCTGGAACGACTTCCGCGAAGCGACCAACGGACCCTCCGCAGCGCCCTCGAAAAAGCAGGCGACAATCAGGCCGAGCTCCTCTCGGCAGTGCGAGACGCCACCGACGAGCACCTCCCCGCCGTCGCCTTCCTCCTCGCCAACCTCCCCGACCGCGACCTGCAATCCGTCACCGCCGAGTTCCTCCTCGAAAACGTCGCCCTCGCCTACGACGCCTGGCACAACGCGCCGTGGCACGGCCAAGTCACCGAAGAGCAGTTCTTCCAATACATCCTCCCCTTCGCCTCGCTCAATGAGCGCCGCGACGACTGGCGACAAGACTTCTACGACCAGCTCCGCGAAGAATGCTGGAAGTTCGACAATGTCCTCGACGCCACCAACTGGCTCAATGACAATCTCAACGACCACTTCCAGGTCTACTTCCACGCGCGCCGCCGGCCCAAGCCCGACCAGTCCCCCTACGAATCCATCGAAGCGGGCTACGCCTCGTGCACCGGGCTCTCCATCCTCATGACCGACGCCTGCCGCGCCGTCGGTATCCCCGCCCGCATCGTCGGCGTCCCCCTCTGGACCGAGATCCAGGGCAACCACAACTGGGTCGAAGTCTTCGCCGACCGCTGGTACAACGTCGGCGGCACCAACTCCGACGCCCGCGACGACGACTGGGTTAACGACCGCTGCCAAAACATGACCGACCCCGACCACTGGCACCACAGCGTCTACGCGGCCTGCACCCGCCAGACCGCGACCCACTTCCCGCTCGTCTGGGACCTCAACATCACCTACGTCCCCGCCCTCAACGTCACGCGCTTCTACAGCGAACCGGTCGATGTCGAGATCGATATCCCAGACACCCAAAACGGCGGCGGGACCGGCGGCGACATCGCCCAAATCTTCGTCTACTGGGCCGGCGAACTCGTCGCCCGGCCACGACCTCGCATGGGCGATCGGACCGTCACCATCCAACTCGCCGGCAGCTCCACCTACCGTGTCGTCATCAGGACGACCGACGGCGAGGTCCATGAAACCGCTCTCACCACCGACTGA
- a CDS encoding sulfatase-like hydrolase/transferase, with the protein MKIHRPIATLAALALTLLFAPRAAAQQGAAAPPPNILLIIADDMGYGDLGCTGTAVIQTPHLDALAADGRLCDQAYVTSSVCAPPSRSGLITGRHPCRIGFETNLNAHWDEETTHTRQVFYGLHPSEATLADHLRANGYHTGAVGKWHLGMFDEHYPTERGFDYFCGMRGGGHTYFLNRGRNQIERNGEAVTEFSSNYVTDFFTDEAIGFIERTMLFAQRGERGTNPPWFLYLAYNAPHTPMQATDADLAHYAHIENEKRRTYCAMVHALDRGIGRVVEHLKATGQYDNTLIIFFSDNGGARNTNASWNGVLSGSKGNLREGGVRVPFIATWPDRIPAGDTTYNGVVSTLDLLPTLLAACGGEALELTDGSGRNEQPRIYDGINILDHLITGEPTPDRALFWRLQGQAAVLVNGNDKLIRLAHRPAQLFTLATDLGESTDMAHKHLDRTEELYRLLFDFERSMPTFQHFQTLPYWFGPSAKNYDEYVPVEEPR; encoded by the coding sequence ATGAAGATACACCGACCCATCGCCACGCTCGCCGCCTTGGCCCTAACCCTCCTGTTCGCGCCGCGCGCCGCCGCACAACAGGGCGCCGCCGCCCCCCCGCCCAACATCCTGCTCATCATCGCCGACGACATGGGCTACGGCGACCTGGGCTGTACCGGCACCGCCGTCATCCAGACCCCCCACCTCGACGCGCTCGCCGCCGACGGCCGACTCTGCGACCAGGCCTACGTCACCTCCAGCGTCTGCGCGCCGCCAAGCCGGTCGGGGCTCATCACCGGCCGACACCCCTGCCGTATCGGATTCGAGACCAACCTCAACGCGCACTGGGACGAGGAGACCACTCACACCCGCCAGGTGTTCTACGGCCTGCACCCCAGCGAGGCGACACTGGCCGACCACCTCCGTGCGAACGGCTACCACACCGGCGCGGTGGGCAAGTGGCACCTGGGCATGTTCGACGAGCACTACCCCACCGAGCGCGGCTTCGACTACTTCTGCGGCATGCGCGGCGGCGGGCACACCTACTTCCTCAACCGCGGCCGAAACCAGATCGAGCGCAACGGCGAAGCCGTCACCGAGTTCTCCAGCAACTACGTGACCGACTTTTTCACCGATGAAGCGATCGGGTTCATCGAACGGACGATGCTGTTTGCGCAGCGCGGTGAGCGCGGCACGAACCCGCCCTGGTTCCTCTACCTCGCCTACAACGCGCCGCACACGCCGATGCAGGCGACCGACGCCGACCTCGCACACTACGCGCATATCGAGAACGAGAAACGACGCACCTACTGCGCGATGGTCCACGCGCTGGACCGCGGCATCGGCCGGGTCGTCGAACACCTCAAAGCCACCGGCCAATACGACAACACCCTCATCATCTTCTTCAGCGACAACGGCGGCGCACGCAACACCAACGCCTCGTGGAACGGCGTCCTCTCGGGCAGCAAAGGAAACCTCCGCGAAGGCGGCGTCCGCGTCCCGTTTATCGCGACCTGGCCCGACCGTATCCCCGCCGGTGACACCACCTACAACGGCGTCGTCTCGACCCTTGACCTCCTGCCCACCCTCCTCGCCGCGTGCGGCGGCGAAGCCCTCGAACTCACCGACGGCAGCGGCCGCAACGAACAACCCCGCATCTACGACGGCATCAATATCCTCGACCACCTCATCACCGGCGAGCCGACCCCCGACCGCGCATTGTTCTGGCGACTGCAAGGCCAGGCCGCCGTGCTCGTCAACGGCAACGACAAGCTTATCCGCCTCGCCCACCGCCCGGCCCAGCTCTTCACCCTCGCCACCGACCTCGGCGAATCGACCGACATGGCCCACAAACATCTCGACCGCACCGAAGAACTCTACCGACTGCTCTTCGACTTCGAGCGCTCCATGCCGACCTTCCAGCACTTCCAGACCTTGCCCTACTGGTTTGGCCCCTCGGCAAAGAACTACGACGAGTACGTGCCGGTCGAAGAACCGCGCTGA
- a CDS encoding PEP-CTERM sorting domain-containing protein, whose product MNQVLKFAMGVVSAGVAGGAMAGPVSGQANLADLIDNDGSVIVGDKLFSNFDYVAGGDMPDASGVTVVDLVDGFGNFGIQFQGAFMDLAGGGASDALITFDVTVLDPNFEISSALLAGDLAIVNGSGGSSFGGVTESFLTANASDTLSIFTGTAGTQLSDSVSFLQPVSTLTVQKDIILFAQDGDADAVTISTIDQSFEQIPEPGSLALLGLGALAMVRRRRG is encoded by the coding sequence ATGAACCAAGTCCTTAAGTTCGCCATGGGTGTCGTTTCAGCCGGGGTCGCCGGGGGTGCCATGGCGGGTCCGGTTTCGGGCCAAGCCAACCTCGCCGACTTGATCGACAACGACGGCTCGGTCATCGTCGGCGACAAGCTGTTCTCCAATTTTGACTACGTCGCGGGCGGCGACATGCCCGACGCCTCGGGCGTGACCGTCGTGGACTTGGTCGACGGCTTTGGCAACTTCGGCATCCAGTTCCAGGGCGCGTTCATGGACCTCGCCGGCGGCGGCGCGTCCGACGCGCTGATCACCTTCGACGTTACCGTGCTCGATCCGAACTTCGAGATCTCGAGCGCCCTGCTTGCCGGCGACTTGGCGATCGTCAATGGCTCGGGCGGCAGCTCGTTTGGCGGGGTCACCGAATCGTTCCTGACCGCGAACGCCAGCGACACGCTCTCCATCTTTACGGGCACAGCAGGCACGCAGCTCAGCGACTCGGTCTCGTTCCTCCAGCCGGTCTCGACACTCACGGTCCAGAAGGACATCATCCTCTTCGCGCAAGACGGCGATGCCGACGCGGTGACGATCTCGACCATCGACCAGTCCTTCGAGCAGATCCCCGAGCCCGGTTCGCTGGCGCTGCTCGGGCTAGGCGCGTTGGCGATGGTCCGCCGACGCCGCGGCTAA